One window of the Pseudomonas lurida genome contains the following:
- a CDS encoding glucose/quinate/shikimate family membrane-bound PQQ-dependent dehydrogenase, protein MSTDGASTPSRLLPRLLGVLLLIMGLALLAGGIKLTMLGGSLYYLLAGIGITLTGVLLLATRRAALGLYALVLFASTVWALWEVGLDWWQLVPRLALLFALGIVMLLPWFRRPLLRGQPAPLGTGALSVAVVLAGAAAVASQFTNPGEIKGQLDRDAVPGMASAAPTQADGDWNSYGRSAFGDRYSPLAQITPENAHKLVPAWTFRTGDIPGPNDPGETTAENTPLKVNGMLYVCTPHSQVIALDPDTGKEIWRFDPKISSQGAENFKGWAHMTCRGVSYHDDAAYASEQSPTGSASPAAAPNACPKRIFVPTADTRLIALNADTGKMCEDFGDKGQVDLRANIGSFAPGGYYSTSPPAVTKNLVVIGGHVTDNVSTDEPSGVIRAFDVHTGKLVWNWDSGNPDDTTPLAEGKTYTRNSPNMWSMFAVDEKLGMLYLPMGNQMPDQYGGDRTEDSEKYSAGLTALDIDSGHVKWTFQFTHHDLWDMDVGGQPSLIDIKTEAGVKQAVMASTKQGSIYVLDRATGQPVVPIHEVAVPQGAVAGDHTSPTQPKSDLNFMPPPLKERDMWGVTPFDQMLCRIDFKSMRYDGAFTPPSLQGSIVYPGNFGVFDWGGISVDPVRQIAFVNPSYMAFKSKLIPAADIAKQGPRVSETEGVQPNKGAPYGVILEAMLSPMGLPCQAPAWGYVAAVDLTTHKTIWMHKNGTVRDSSPVPIPLTMGVPSLGGTFTTAGGVSFLSGTLDQYLRAYDVKNGKQLWEGRLPAGAQTTPMTYTGKDGKQYVLVMAGGHGSLGTKQGDYVMAFKLPD, encoded by the coding sequence ATGAGCACTGACGGTGCCTCAACGCCAAGCCGCCTGCTGCCCAGGCTGCTTGGAGTCTTGCTGCTGATCATGGGCCTGGCCTTGCTGGCCGGGGGTATCAAGCTGACGATGCTCGGCGGGTCGCTGTACTACCTGCTGGCCGGTATCGGCATCACCTTGACCGGCGTCCTGCTGCTGGCCACCCGCCGCGCTGCGCTGGGCCTGTACGCACTGGTGTTGTTCGCCAGCACTGTGTGGGCCTTGTGGGAAGTCGGCCTGGACTGGTGGCAGCTGGTGCCGCGCCTGGCACTGCTGTTCGCCCTGGGCATCGTCATGCTGCTCCCGTGGTTTCGCCGTCCGCTACTGCGCGGCCAGCCTGCCCCACTGGGCACTGGCGCGCTGAGCGTGGCCGTGGTGCTCGCTGGCGCTGCTGCCGTTGCCAGCCAATTCACCAACCCGGGTGAGATCAAAGGCCAACTGGACCGCGACGCGGTACCGGGCATGGCCAGCGCTGCACCGACCCAGGCCGATGGCGACTGGAACTCCTATGGCCGTTCGGCCTTTGGCGACCGCTACTCGCCACTGGCACAGATCACCCCGGAAAACGCGCACAAGCTGGTCCCCGCGTGGACGTTCCGCACCGGTGACATCCCAGGTCCGAACGATCCAGGTGAAACCACCGCAGAAAACACCCCGCTGAAAGTCAACGGCATGCTCTACGTGTGCACGCCGCACAGCCAGGTGATTGCACTGGACCCCGACACCGGCAAGGAAATCTGGCGCTTCGATCCGAAGATCAGCAGCCAGGGTGCCGAGAACTTCAAGGGTTGGGCACACATGACCTGCCGTGGCGTGTCGTATCACGATGACGCTGCCTACGCTTCCGAGCAGAGCCCGACTGGCAGCGCCAGCCCCGCCGCTGCACCGAATGCCTGCCCGAAACGCATCTTCGTACCGACTGCCGACACCCGCCTGATCGCCCTCAACGCCGACACCGGCAAGATGTGCGAAGACTTCGGCGACAAAGGCCAGGTCGACCTGCGTGCCAACATCGGCAGCTTCGCCCCAGGCGGTTACTACTCCACGTCGCCACCTGCTGTGACCAAGAACCTGGTGGTGATCGGCGGCCACGTGACCGACAACGTTTCCACCGACGAGCCAAGCGGCGTGATCCGCGCGTTCGACGTGCACACCGGCAAGCTGGTGTGGAACTGGGACAGCGGCAACCCGGACGACACCACGCCGTTGGCCGAGGGCAAGACCTACACCCGCAACTCGCCGAACATGTGGTCCATGTTCGCCGTGGATGAAAAACTCGGCATGCTGTACCTGCCGATGGGCAACCAGATGCCCGACCAATACGGCGGCGACCGTACCGAAGACTCGGAAAAATACAGCGCCGGCCTGACCGCCCTGGACATCGACAGTGGCCACGTGAAGTGGACCTTCCAATTCACTCACCATGACCTGTGGGACATGGACGTGGGCGGCCAGCCTTCGCTGATCGACATCAAGACCGAAGCCGGCGTGAAGCAGGCAGTGATGGCGTCGACCAAGCAAGGCAGCATCTACGTGCTGGACCGTGCTACCGGCCAACCAGTGGTGCCGATCCACGAAGTCGCGGTACCGCAAGGTGCAGTCGCTGGCGACCACACGTCGCCGACCCAACCCAAGTCCGACCTGAACTTCATGCCGCCGCCGCTCAAAGAGCGCGACATGTGGGGCGTGACGCCGTTCGACCAGATGCTGTGCCGGATTGATTTCAAATCCATGCGCTACGACGGTGCTTTCACCCCGCCATCGCTGCAGGGCTCGATCGTTTACCCAGGTAACTTCGGCGTGTTCGACTGGGGTGGCATTTCCGTCGACCCGGTTCGCCAGATTGCCTTCGTGAACCCGAGCTACATGGCGTTCAAATCGAAACTGATCCCGGCCGCCGACATCGCCAAGCAAGGTCCACGCGTCAGCGAAACCGAAGGCGTGCAGCCGAACAAAGGCGCGCCCTACGGCGTGATCCTCGAAGCCATGCTGTCGCCAATGGGCCTGCCGTGCCAGGCACCGGCATGGGGTTACGTGGCGGCGGTCGACCTGACCACCCACAAAACCATCTGGATGCACAAGAACGGCACCGTGCGTGACAGCTCGCCGGTTCCGATCCCACTGACCATGGGCGTGCCTAGCCTGGGCGGCACCTTCACCACCGCCGGTGGCGTGTCATTCCTCAGCGGTACGCTCGACCAGTACCTGCGTGCTTACGACGTGAAGAACGGCAAGCAACTGTGGGAAGGCCGCCTGCCTGCAGGCGCGCAGACCACCCCGATGACCTACACCGGCAAGGACGGCAAGCAGTACGTGCTGGTCATGGCCGGCGGTCACGGTTCCCTGGGTACCAAACAGGGTGACTACGTGATGGCGTTCAAACTGCCGGATTAA